DNA sequence from the Methanosarcinales archaeon genome:
GATCACTACCTGTGATAAACCGCAAAGCAGTGGAATATTCCATCAAAGTGGGCCTTGCCCTGAACTGTTCGATCCAGGAGCATACCCAATTCTACAGGAAGAATTATTATTACCCTGATCTTCCCAAGGGGTTCCAGATCACCCAGTATGATTATCCCATCACATCCAATGGTAATATTATGATCGAGGGTGAGGACGGCGAAGTCCGCATCCGTATCAACAGAGCTCATATGGAGGAGGACCCGGGGCGACTGGTGCATGAAGGGGGCAGCATAGAACGCTCCAAATATACGTTTATCGATTACAACCGCAGCGGTGTAGCACTTTTAGAAATAGTAACAGAACCTGATCTCAGAAGTCCAAAGGAGGCAAGACGGTTCCTGGATAAACTGCGAAACATTCTGGAATACCTGGATGTGTCTGATACTACACTGGAAGGTTCAATGAGGGTGGATGCAAATATTTCCCTGGCCGGTGGCAGCCGCGCAGAGGTTAAGAATATCAGCAGTCACAAAGGAGCTGAGCGAGCTCTGTTATTCGAGATCGTGCGGCAGAAGAACATGCTGAGGCGGGGCGGTACTGTAGTTCAGGAGACCCGGCATTTTGATGAAGCAAGGGGTGTGACCGTAAGTCTGCGGACCAAGGAGGAGGCCCATGATTACAGGTACTTCCCCGAAGCTGATCTGGTACCGCTCAGGGTGGCTGATTGGGGGCCTGAGATCGCTAAAACCCTGCCTGAGCTGCCAGATGCCAGAAGACAGCGGTTCATATCTACCTATCATATTACTGATGATCATGCAAAGAGCCTGACCTCTGAGAAGAAGG
Encoded proteins:
- the gatB gene encoding Asp-tRNA(Asn)/Glu-tRNA(Gln) amidotransferase subunit GatB gives rise to the protein MPEESLKLRPYQDETGVMIGLEIHVQLNKLNTKIFCGCSLDYHDDGPNTHTCPVCLGLPGSLPVINRKAVEYSIKVGLALNCSIQEHTQFYRKNYYYPDLPKGFQITQYDYPITSNGNIMIEGEDGEVRIRINRAHMEEDPGRLVHEGGSIERSKYTFIDYNRSGVALLEIVTEPDLRSPKEARRFLDKLRNILEYLDVSDTTLEGSMRVDANISLAGGSRAEVKNISSHKGAERALLFEIVRQKNMLRRGGTVVQETRHFDEARGVTVSLRTKEEAHDYRYFPEADLVPLRVADWGPEIAKTLPELPDARRQRFISTYHITDDHAKSLTSEKKVADFYEKVAGRVDPKLAAVWTADVLKGELNYRDIGIDAFKTEDIVQLVSLLSEDKITEQSGIQIIRTILNEGGSPDNIIEAEGLLKAEGDIVTNAVEEAISENPQPVADYQNGKPEALNFVVGQVMKKTKGRADAKLVRELILQKI